The segment TGCGCGGATGGATCAGGATCGGCTTTGCGGGCCCCGGCGCGGTGATCGTCGCGCTGGTGGTGATGGCCGGCATGGCGCTGTGGCTGCCCGGCGGCGCGGCGGGGATCGACAATCTCGTCCTGCCGCTGGTGCTGGTGCCGCTGATCTGGGCGGCGCTGTTCTTCCACGCCTGCCTCGATTCGCGGCTCGGGCGGGTCGCGCTCGTCGCGGTCGGCCTGTTCGCGGTCCATGCCGGGCTGGTCGCGAACAAATTCCTCGATACCAGATCCCATGGCCAGCCGGCCGCCGCCGGGGAGGCACGCCGATGATCCACCTGCAGAAGGAAGACACCAAGCTGATGGTGGCCGTCCATGGCTGGTCGGGCATCATCCTCGGCCTGTTGCTCTATGCGGTGGTCGTCACCGGCATGGTGGCGGTGTTCGCCGAGGAGATCGGCATATGGTCGGCCGGGCATGTCGAGACCAGCTCGGCGTTCGAGCGGCCGATCGACGCCACGGTGCGCGAGCTCGGCCGGCGCACCCCCGCCAGATATCATGAGGGCGCCGACCTGTTCGAGATCGGCGATCACAATCTCGGCGTCTTCTTCCACCGGCACGAGACCGACGCCGACGGCGATCTCGTCGCGCGCGGCATCTATTACCAGCTCGATCGCGACGGCCGGATCGCCAGCGAACGGCACGGCACCGGCGAGGAGGTGTTCGGCCCGCGCAACGACGACGCGCTGAGCAGCTTCCTGGTCGACACCCATGTCCGCCTCCACGTCCCCGACCCCTGGGGGCTGATCCTCACCGGCATCCTCGGCCTCGCCATGCTGGTCGCGGCGGTCTCGGGCCTGCTGATCCACCGGCACCTGTTCAAGGACATCTTCACGCTGCGGCGGAAGGCCAATCCGGTGCTGGTCGACCGCGACCGCCACAGCGTCGCCGGCACCTGGAGCCTGCCTTTCGCCTTCCTGCTCGCCTTCACCGGCAGCTTCTTCTCCTTCTTCGGCACGATCGGCGTGCCGATCGTCGCGATGGCGGCGTTCGGCGGCGACGTGCAGGCGCTTAACGACGCCGTGTTCGGCAACCCGGCCAAGCCCGACACGCGGATCGTCGGCGTCGGCAATCTCGATCGCATCACCGTCGATTCGATCCGG is part of the Rhizorhabdus wittichii RW1 genome and harbors:
- a CDS encoding Uncharacterized iron-regulated membrane-like protein, giving the protein MIHLQKEDTKLMVAVHGWSGIILGLLLYAVVVTGMVAVFAEEIGIWSAGHVETSSAFERPIDATVRELGRRTPARYHEGADLFEIGDHNLGVFFHRHETDADGDLVARGIYYQLDRDGRIASERHGTGEEVFGPRNDDALSSFLVDTHVRLHVPDPWGLILTGILGLAMLVAAVSGLLIHRHLFKDIFTLRRKANPVLVDRDRHSVAGTWSLPFAFLLAFTGSFFSFFGTIGVPIVAMAAFGGDVQALNDAVFGNPAKPDTRIVGVGNLDRITVDSIRRTGEAPTFVTIENFGRADSQVTSFHPPRERGLEPQTLLYSGVTGAFERVKPSIGTRPSAGGTLAAVMAPIHFGNFAGIVSKAVWFGLGFAMCYVTLTGLRLWLARRREGARSLGWLERAVTVVGFGLPFALLVSAAAFLVAMPLGGAVFWTPAAFVGACLLAILGGVVLRSNALLDAIVQSASAAIMIALPILRLATGGPGWARSIEAGQPVIVALDIAFVLAGGWMLWRLHGDRLRRAATAPALQPAE